From Fusobacterium varium:
AAAATTGGTATCTTTTTTTTCTTTTTCAAAAATATAATTTATAACTTCTATTATTCTATTTTCATCACTACTTATTTTCTCACGAGTAATCTGCTGAAAAATAGGAAGATAAATCGTTTTTTCACTTCCATCATAAATATAAAGTTCTCCTTTATTCAATTCTGGAAATGTAATTTCTTTTCTTATTTTATCTGGAACTTGAAATTTTACACCATATTCAGTTTCCCTTTCTTTTCCATTTACTACAAGAGTTTCCTGAGTAGAAAAAGCTAAATTTCTGATATCTGAAATTCTTTTTTCTGAGGAAAAAGCTGTAAAAAATGTCAAAAGAAAACATATTAAAATCCACTTCTTCATTCTTTCTCCTTTGGTATGATGACCAAAACCTCATTAAGATTTAATACATCTATATCAGTTTTTATTTTAATACTTCTGAATATTTCGCTTTCATCTTCATTTATATCTGAAATGTACCCTATATATAATCCCTTTGGATATATATCGCTAATACCTGAAGTATATACTTTTTCTCCTGATTTTATAGTATTTTCAAAAGTATTTGGTTCAAAATAAAGTTCTCCATTTCCCTCATTACTTCCTTTAGCTATTCCAAGCATATTATTTTCAGTCAAAGCACTTATATTAAAATTTTCTCCTGTAATCATGTCTACCATTGAATAATCATCATAAACTTTTCCTATTTTTCCTATTAGATTTTTTCCTGATAGCACAATCATATCTTTTACCATACCATCATTCTTTCCTAAATCTATATAAAATCTTTCATAAAGATTACTTGGAGTT
This genomic window contains:
- the mreC gene encoding rod shape-determining protein MreC, which encodes MIRKDKSSSKKNKILFLFIGIILFFFRGALNHIIDGVGYLFFPVQKSIYNTGNYFKETSYAVTEYKHILEENKRLKTENVKLDMVMEFYVTLVEENERLKKLLEMKEESQKDLRVARVNFRTPSNLYERFYIDLGKNDGMVKDMIVLSGKNLIGKIGKVYDDYSMVDMITGENFNISALTENNMLGIAKGSNEGNGELYFEPNTFENTIKSGEKVYTSGISDIYPKGLYIGYISDINEDESEIFRSIKIKTDIDVLNLNEVLVIIPKEKE